One genomic segment of Thioclava sp. GXIMD2076 includes these proteins:
- a CDS encoding ABC transporter ATP-binding protein, with amino-acid sequence MSDPLLKVSGLSITNTANPALPPILDNLSLEVSRGEAVAIVGRSGAGKSVLGRALVGWIERPLGLQSGRIEIAGEDILAARGGDLQRLRGTGIGYVGADPTRVFDPTLSVGTQIAEKYRMLRPEVSMKEALERVHELFDLVRIPEARHRMDELPSKYSGGMIQRAAIVDAIIGETKVVVADNVTQPLDVTVAAQIIRLFQDLRERLGTAFVFITSSVPVIKDFADRIIVMDEGRVVEEGPTQQLIDAPKTQQAETMIAQSPRIWGAQAPESLSAADVMNRPPALAITGLKRSYKVRRKDRLFGKVEVQAVRGADFDVYPGESLAIVGESGCGKSTLMRLLTWLEAPDEGSVSFEGRNVGAFTTKERFDLRAQLQLVLQDPYGSIPAHWTIGRTISESLRLHSKLGGKERRAKVEATMAEVGLDPSLHDKLPSGLSAGQRQRINVARAIVLEPKVLLLDETFSALDPMEQTPLIELFRQLQRDRAITCIFISHDLALVRRVASRVAVMYLGRIVEAGPNDELFLNPRHPYTRALLSAAPTLEASPYDPAECLVDGEPPSPIRLPPGCAFAERCPAAQAKCRESDPHLHTAGERIRVACHFPLAPDKVVKSEAIPAE; translated from the coding sequence ATGTCCGATCCCCTTCTCAAAGTCTCCGGTCTGAGCATTACCAACACCGCCAACCCTGCCCTACCGCCGATCCTTGACAACCTCTCGCTCGAAGTCTCCAGAGGTGAGGCCGTGGCCATCGTCGGTCGCTCGGGCGCGGGCAAAAGCGTGCTGGGCCGCGCTTTGGTCGGCTGGATCGAGCGCCCTCTGGGCCTGCAATCGGGCCGTATCGAGATCGCGGGCGAGGACATCCTTGCCGCCCGCGGCGGTGATCTGCAGCGTCTGCGCGGCACCGGCATCGGCTATGTCGGGGCGGACCCGACCCGTGTGTTCGACCCGACGCTGAGCGTCGGCACCCAGATCGCCGAGAAATACCGTATGCTGCGGCCCGAGGTCTCGATGAAGGAGGCGCTCGAACGTGTGCATGAACTCTTCGATCTGGTACGGATCCCGGAGGCGCGCCACCGGATGGACGAACTCCCCTCGAAATATTCGGGCGGCATGATCCAGCGCGCGGCGATCGTGGATGCGATCATCGGCGAGACCAAGGTCGTGGTGGCCGACAACGTCACCCAGCCGCTCGATGTGACGGTGGCCGCCCAGATCATCCGGCTCTTCCAGGATCTGCGAGAACGTCTTGGCACGGCCTTTGTGTTCATCACCTCCTCTGTGCCGGTCATCAAGGATTTCGCCGACCGGATCATCGTCATGGATGAAGGCCGCGTGGTCGAGGAAGGCCCGACCCAACAGCTGATCGATGCGCCCAAGACCCAGCAGGCAGAAACCATGATCGCGCAGAGCCCGCGTATCTGGGGAGCACAGGCGCCCGAGAGCCTGTCGGCGGCCGATGTGATGAACCGCCCGCCCGCGCTGGCCATTACCGGCCTCAAGCGCAGCTATAAGGTCCGCCGCAAGGATAGGCTCTTTGGCAAGGTCGAGGTGCAGGCCGTGCGCGGCGCCGATTTCGATGTCTATCCGGGCGAAAGCCTTGCGATCGTGGGGGAATCCGGTTGCGGAAAATCCACACTTATGCGGCTTCTGACCTGGCTTGAGGCCCCTGACGAGGGTTCGGTCTCCTTCGAGGGGCGCAATGTCGGAGCCTTTACCACCAAGGAACGGTTCGATCTGCGCGCACAGTTGCAGCTGGTGCTGCAAGACCCCTATGGCTCGATCCCCGCGCATTGGACCATTGGCCGCACGATTTCTGAATCGCTCAGGCTCCACTCAAAGCTCGGGGGTAAAGAGCGCCGCGCCAAGGTCGAGGCCACGATGGCCGAGGTCGGGCTGGACCCGTCACTGCATGACAAACTGCCCAGCGGGTTGTCGGCAGGTCAGCGCCAGCGGATCAACGTGGCCCGTGCCATCGTTCTAGAACCCAAGGTGCTGCTTCTCGACGAGACCTTCTCGGCGCTCGACCCGATGGAACAAACGCCCCTCATCGAGCTCTTCCGCCAGCTGCAACGCGACCGCGCGATCACCTGCATCTTCATCAGCCACGATCTGGCACTGGTGCGGCGCGTGGCTTCACGGGTGGCGGTGATGTATCTGGGGCGGATCGTGGAAGCGGGCCCCAATGACGAGCTGTTCCTGAATCCGCGCCACCCCTACACGCGCGCGCTTCTGTCGGCGGCACCCACGCTTGAGGCCTCGCCCTACGATCCTGCGGAATGTCTGGTCGATGGCGAACCGCCCTCGCCGATCCGCCTGCCCCCCGGATGCGCCTTTGCCGAACGCTGCCCGGCCGCACAGGCGAAATGCCGCGAGAGCGACCCGCACCTGCATACGGCCGGAGAGCGCATCCGCGTGGCGTGCCATTTCCCGCTCGCGCCCGATAAGGTCGTCAAATCCGAGGCTATACCGGCAGAATAA
- a CDS encoding ABC transporter permease, whose product MTLETTNMTPAKPKTKELAMGRRIWLATRSSPWFLGGAILFAALLVLAFVSVFVFNVDPTKMNFVAKFSAPWGFEGSNPDFPLGTDQLGRDMLSRALVGLQITFVIGVAATFLSFVIGSAVGLYAGFVGGKIDQLLMRVVDIQLSIPPIILAITILGLARATPALIISVLVLATWPNYARLTRASALAERSQEYVRAARVLGAGDIRIILLMVAPVALPPMAFAAVFDLARIMIFECVLDFLGIGLQPPIPTLGSIIADGRKYLMNAWWVTVLPGLFLMLLLLSLNMMGVALERARNAVFEGEK is encoded by the coding sequence ATGACACTCGAAACCACCAATATGACCCCCGCCAAGCCCAAGACCAAAGAACTCGCCATGGGTCGCCGTATCTGGCTGGCCACACGGTCCTCGCCGTGGTTCCTGGGCGGTGCAATCCTCTTCGCTGCCCTGCTGGTTCTCGCCTTCGTTTCGGTCTTCGTCTTCAATGTCGACCCGACCAAGATGAATTTCGTGGCGAAATTCAGCGCGCCTTGGGGCTTCGAGGGCTCAAACCCCGACTTCCCGCTCGGCACCGACCAGCTGGGACGTGACATGCTCTCGCGTGCCCTAGTGGGCCTGCAGATCACCTTCGTGATCGGCGTGGCCGCGACCTTCCTGTCCTTCGTCATCGGTTCGGCCGTAGGGCTCTATGCCGGCTTTGTGGGCGGCAAGATCGACCAGCTCCTGATGCGCGTCGTCGATATCCAGCTCTCGATCCCGCCGATCATCCTGGCGATCACCATCCTGGGTCTGGCTCGGGCCACACCCGCGCTGATCATCTCGGTTCTGGTGCTGGCGACATGGCCTAACTATGCCCGCCTGACCCGTGCCAGCGCGCTGGCCGAGCGCTCGCAGGAATATGTCCGTGCCGCCCGTGTGCTGGGCGCAGGCGATATCCGCATCATCCTGCTGATGGTCGCCCCTGTCGCGCTGCCGCCCATGGCCTTTGCCGCCGTGTTCGACCTTGCCCGCATTATGATTTTCGAATGCGTGCTCGATTTCCTCGGCATCGGCCTGCAGCCGCCAATCCCGACGCTTGGCTCGATCATCGCCGATGGCCGCAAATACCTGATGAACGCATGGTGGGTCACCGTCCTGCCGGGCCTGTTCCTGATGCTGCTCCTGCTGTCGCTCAACATGATGGGTGTCGCGCTTGAACGCGCCCGTAACGCCGTCTTCGAAGGAGAGAAATAA
- a CDS encoding ABC transporter permease translates to MIAIVSFLTRRLSQGVAIILLAALIVFTLLRIGPGDPARMLAGGLSDQASVDALAKEMGLDDPFLVQFGKYVGGIVLHGDFGKSYVRSESGLAGSGGDNPTAGKADVIGLIAARLPLSLELAALGMGLALVISAPIGIWAGLNAGRMPEALTLMGSSILVSMPSFWIAGLLVLLVSIKLQWLPPVGYNGFSYMILPAIVLAIEMAPIFIRTWSSAISSMTRRDFIQVAPARGLDRRTIFTRHILRGAAVPFINTLGVMLTGLIGSLLVIEFVFDFPGLGKLTVEAVLQRDFPLVQAIAIIISAFFVAVNIAVDFVSGLFDPRLEY, encoded by the coding sequence ATGATAGCTATCGTCTCGTTTCTCACCCGACGCCTTTCACAAGGTGTTGCCATCATCCTCCTCGCAGCACTGATCGTTTTCACGCTCCTGCGCATCGGTCCGGGCGATCCCGCACGGATGCTGGCGGGCGGCCTCTCCGATCAGGCCAGCGTCGACGCGCTTGCCAAGGAAATGGGGCTTGATGACCCCTTCCTCGTGCAGTTCGGAAAATATGTCGGTGGCATTGTCCTGCATGGCGATTTCGGAAAATCCTATGTCCGCTCGGAATCCGGTCTGGCAGGAAGTGGCGGCGACAATCCGACCGCCGGTAAGGCCGATGTGATCGGTCTGATCGCGGCACGCCTTCCGCTGAGCCTCGAGCTTGCCGCGCTCGGCATGGGGCTTGCGCTGGTGATCTCGGCTCCAATCGGGATCTGGGCAGGGCTCAACGCGGGCCGCATGCCCGAAGCACTGACCCTGATGGGCTCCTCGATCCTCGTCTCGATGCCCAGCTTCTGGATCGCGGGGCTTCTGGTTCTCCTTGTCTCGATCAAGCTGCAATGGCTTCCACCAGTGGGCTATAACGGCTTCAGCTATATGATCCTTCCGGCCATTGTGCTGGCCATCGAAATGGCCCCCATCTTCATCCGCACATGGTCCTCCGCCATCTCGTCGATGACGCGTCGCGATTTCATTCAGGTAGCGCCTGCCCGCGGTCTCGACCGTCGCACCATCTTCACCCGCCATATCCTCCGCGGCGCGGCCGTGCCTTTCATCAACACGCTCGGCGTAATGCTGACCGGCCTGATCGGCAGCCTTCTGGTGATCGAATTCGTCTTCGACTTCCCCGGACTGGGCAAACTGACCGTCGAGGCTGTGCTGCAGCGCGACTTCCCGCTGGTGCAGGCCATCGCCATCATCATCAGCGCCTTCTTCGTGGCGGTCAATATTGCCGTCGATTTCGTAAGCGGCCTGTTCGACCCGAGGCTTGAATACTGA
- a CDS encoding ABC transporter substrate-binding protein, which yields MALNRRTFLKSTAALPLVYAIPGTAAFAAEPGHVRWLSPENTTGNWDPSGNTTQANIRCEFLTYDSLLRYPMVPGDDVLKPELLLVESYDMTDGHTVDFVLKKGVKFHDGSELTANDVKASLEYYSRPGIARAFYPGPVGVTVKDDYTFTVSVPDFPAHSFLFLQVYSPILRAADIAEPAKLQSGMNGTGAYRYIGSSADGHSFERFADYWGPLNEDVQKITVRYVPDGNARMLALMSGEAEIIERLEPEQFASLSAESNVATQKVNSVENRYLHFRCNKPPFDDYRVRRAAAAAIDREGLLSLVGDAGYAADSVLPPMKLGYTHQEDYGKFDPELTQKLLAEAGYPNGQGLPPIEYITSTGFYPKSKEVSEAIAAMLQAQGFPVTLTVMEVAAWNDKYYNVNAGNMIDGGWAPDSPEPNIQIMLQYYSKIGLVTGVNEPELDAVLLKQVSETDMDKRAKIISDEVLPMVAEKMPNLVLYNSNMMIATSAALKGVRMTAAGDLDMTQATLA from the coding sequence ATGGCTCTCAATCGCAGAACCTTTCTGAAGTCCACCGCGGCCTTGCCGCTGGTTTATGCCATTCCGGGCACCGCGGCATTTGCGGCCGAACCCGGCCATGTGCGCTGGCTCAGCCCCGAAAACACCACCGGTAACTGGGATCCCTCGGGCAACACGACCCAGGCCAATATCCGTTGCGAATTCCTGACCTATGACTCGCTGCTGCGCTATCCGATGGTGCCGGGCGATGATGTCCTCAAGCCCGAACTGCTTCTGGTCGAGAGCTATGACATGACCGACGGGCACACCGTCGATTTCGTCCTCAAGAAAGGCGTTAAGTTCCACGACGGCTCCGAGCTGACCGCCAATGACGTGAAGGCCTCGCTCGAATATTACAGCCGCCCGGGTATCGCGCGGGCCTTCTATCCGGGACCCGTAGGCGTCACCGTTAAGGATGATTACACCTTCACCGTCTCGGTTCCCGATTTCCCTGCCCACTCCTTCCTCTTCCTGCAGGTATATTCGCCGATCCTGCGCGCCGCCGACATCGCCGAGCCCGCCAAACTGCAATCGGGCATGAACGGCACCGGTGCCTACCGCTATATCGGCAGCTCTGCCGATGGCCACAGCTTCGAGCGCTTCGCCGATTACTGGGGGCCGCTGAACGAGGACGTCCAGAAGATCACCGTGCGCTACGTGCCCGATGGCAACGCCCGCATGCTCGCCCTGATGTCGGGCGAGGCGGAGATCATCGAACGTCTGGAGCCCGAACAATTCGCGAGCCTCTCGGCGGAATCCAATGTCGCCACCCAGAAAGTGAACTCGGTCGAGAACCGCTACCTGCATTTCCGCTGCAACAAGCCGCCCTTCGATGATTATCGCGTGCGTCGTGCCGCCGCTGCGGCCATCGACCGCGAGGGTCTGCTGTCGCTTGTGGGAGATGCGGGCTATGCCGCAGATAGCGTTCTGCCGCCGATGAAGCTGGGCTATACCCATCAGGAAGATTACGGCAAGTTCGACCCCGAGCTGACCCAGAAGCTGCTGGCCGAGGCGGGCTATCCGAACGGTCAGGGCCTGCCGCCGATCGAATATATCACCTCCACCGGCTTCTACCCCAAGAGCAAGGAAGTCTCCGAGGCGATTGCCGCGATGTTGCAGGCGCAGGGCTTCCCCGTCACGCTGACCGTGATGGAAGTCGCCGCATGGAATGATAAATATTACAACGTCAATGCCGGCAACATGATCGACGGTGGCTGGGCGCCCGACAGCCCCGAGCCGAATATCCAGATCATGCTGCAATACTACTCCAAGATCGGTCTGGTCACGGGCGTGAACGAGCCCGAGCTCGATGCGGTCCTGCTCAAGCAAGTGTCCGAGACCGATATGGACAAGCGCGCCAAGATCATCAGCGACGAAGTGCTGCCGATGGTCGCGGAGAAGATGCCCAATCTGGTGCTCTACAACTCCAACATGATGATCGCCACTTCGGCCGCGCTCAAAGGCGTGCGGATGACCGCGGCAGGCGATCTGGATATGACGCAAGCGACCCTCGCCTGA
- a CDS encoding DeoR/GlpR family DNA-binding transcription regulator: protein MWSHERHSKILQLLEQEGKVATNLLADRFDVSRETVRRDLLEMERSGVLKRVHGGAVTQEQVEPEPAFESRVSQFTDQKQAIGELAASLIPQGSTCFIDAGSTTTAFAQTLARKGDYRVITNSFDIARQMTKGRNCDTLLLGGTPHVDVPATYGELTLSEIDRFRADFAIISPVAIDQLRGLTSYELHEAEVARKMIRNAHSCIVLSHSAKLNTESRVGICRLDEVEHLVTDSHAAPFKLPRGETHYAELG from the coding sequence ATGTGGTCCCATGAAAGACACTCGAAAATCCTGCAACTGCTTGAGCAGGAGGGTAAGGTTGCCACCAATCTTCTGGCGGACCGCTTCGATGTCTCGCGCGAGACGGTGCGGCGCGACCTTCTGGAAATGGAACGCAGCGGTGTTCTGAAACGGGTCCATGGCGGGGCCGTCACCCAGGAACAGGTCGAACCCGAGCCCGCCTTCGAATCGCGCGTCTCGCAATTCACCGACCAGAAACAGGCCATCGGCGAGCTGGCGGCGTCTTTGATCCCGCAAGGGTCCACCTGTTTCATCGACGCCGGCAGCACGACCACCGCATTCGCTCAAACCCTTGCCAGAAAAGGCGATTATAGGGTCATAACCAACTCCTTCGACATAGCGCGGCAAATGACGAAGGGGCGCAATTGCGACACGCTTCTGCTGGGCGGCACGCCTCATGTGGATGTGCCCGCCACCTATGGCGAGTTGACACTTTCAGAGATCGACCGCTTCCGTGCCGATTTCGCGATCATCTCGCCGGTGGCCATCGACCAGCTTCGCGGATTGACCAGCTATGAGCTTCATGAAGCTGAGGTCGCCCGCAAGATGATCCGCAACGCGCATAGCTGCATCGTGCTGAGCCACTCAGCCAAGCTGAACACCGAAAGCCGTGTGGGAATCTGCCGCCTCGACGAGGTCGAGCATCTGGTGACCGACAGCCATGCCGCACCGTTCAAACTCCCTCGCGGCGAGACCCATTACGCCGAACTCGGCTGA
- a CDS encoding inositol monophosphatase family protein, with the protein MTSSPELSFAASVADAVREQALHYFRSDLKVDDKADSSPVTVADREIEAFMRQEIAKRFPEDGIFGEEQAATQLDARDIWVVDPIDGTKSFVSGHPLFGNLIARLRDGAPYLGQIDMPALGDRWQGQKGQPSTFNGQVCKTSGCTDLAEARAYTTDPELFFGETRPVYEALREAVHLLRFGGDCYNYGLLASGYCDMVLEIGLQPYDYLPTVQIIEGAGGVITDWSGAPLGLTSKGDVLASATPELHAAMLARIAACRQPA; encoded by the coding sequence ATGACCTCCTCGCCCGAACTCTCCTTTGCCGCCTCTGTCGCAGATGCCGTGCGCGAGCAGGCGCTGCATTACTTCCGTAGTGACCTCAAGGTCGATGACAAGGCCGACAGCTCGCCCGTGACCGTCGCCGATCGCGAGATCGAGGCCTTCATGCGCCAAGAGATCGCCAAGCGCTTCCCCGAAGACGGTATCTTCGGTGAAGAACAGGCGGCAACGCAGCTCGATGCCCGCGATATCTGGGTTGTCGATCCGATCGACGGCACCAAATCCTTCGTCTCCGGTCACCCGCTCTTCGGCAACCTGATTGCCCGCCTGCGCGACGGCGCGCCCTATCTGGGCCAGATCGACATGCCGGCCCTCGGTGATCGCTGGCAGGGGCAGAAAGGTCAGCCCAGCACGTTCAACGGCCAGGTCTGTAAGACCAGCGGCTGCACCGATTTGGCCGAGGCGCGTGCCTACACGACCGATCCCGAGCTGTTCTTCGGCGAGACCCGTCCGGTCTACGAGGCGCTGCGCGAGGCGGTCCATCTCCTACGCTTCGGTGGTGATTGCTACAACTACGGCCTGCTTGCCTCGGGCTATTGCGATATGGTTCTCGAGATTGGCCTGCAGCCCTATGATTATCTGCCCACGGTGCAGATCATCGAGGGCGCGGGCGGTGTGATCACCGATTGGAGCGGCGCGCCGCTGGGCCTTACCTCCAAGGGCGATGTGCTGGCTTCGGCCACGCCCGAGCTGCACGCGGCCATGCTCGCGCGCATCGCGGCTTGTCGCCAGCCCGCCTAA
- a CDS encoding amidase family protein, whose translation MWDFSATKLIEQYKSGVLSPVEVMTALLTRIDEVNPKINALYEVDAAGAMAQAEASGARWKAGAPMGPLDGVPCVIKDSFAVKGMVMLRGLKARRDVAPDTKDCPPVARLREAGAIIFAKGTMPDMGFLGAGVNSANGVTRNPWDLSLNTGGSSAGPAAAVAAGLAPISVGSDVGGSVRLPATHCGLFALKPTAGAIPHLPYSRDRAAGPITRDVSDAILMMSVLALPDAEAYEPGMDIPATLTPADLKGKRIGLMLSLGDSDAPAPEVEALIRKAAEVFKGLGADVTEMDNPVPFPFLEALTSYFAVKAASERAGLPEDRRGDMLPILTRCCDKGDAMSARDFAKALSTVEKAALAVNRATDAYDLVLAPTMPVANYPAEFTSADPEFPHRGVGFTALFNQTGQPAATVACGFAGTSPVGLQVIGAKGEDAAILSACLAYEAARGPLKPFPQTVGE comes from the coding sequence ATGTGGGATTTCTCCGCCACCAAACTTATCGAGCAGTATAAAAGCGGCGTGCTTTCGCCCGTGGAGGTCATGACGGCGCTTCTGACGCGCATTGATGAGGTCAATCCGAAGATCAACGCGCTCTATGAGGTCGATGCGGCAGGCGCGATGGCACAGGCCGAAGCATCGGGCGCGCGTTGGAAAGCGGGCGCACCGATGGGACCGCTCGACGGCGTGCCCTGCGTGATCAAAGACAGTTTTGCCGTGAAAGGTATGGTCATGCTGCGCGGGTTGAAGGCGCGCCGCGATGTGGCTCCCGACACCAAGGACTGCCCGCCCGTGGCCCGCTTGCGCGAAGCCGGTGCGATCATCTTCGCCAAGGGCACGATGCCCGATATGGGCTTCCTCGGTGCGGGTGTGAATTCTGCAAATGGGGTGACCCGTAACCCATGGGATCTGTCGCTCAATACCGGCGGGTCCTCGGCGGGTCCGGCCGCAGCCGTGGCCGCAGGGCTTGCCCCGATTTCAGTAGGTTCGGATGTCGGCGGTTCGGTCCGTCTTCCCGCGACCCATTGCGGCCTGTTTGCGCTCAAACCCACGGCTGGTGCGATCCCGCATCTGCCCTATAGCCGTGACCGTGCCGCGGGTCCGATCACCCGCGATGTCAGTGACGCGATCCTGATGATGTCGGTTCTGGCTCTACCCGATGCCGAAGCCTACGAGCCGGGTATGGACATTCCCGCGACGCTGACGCCTGCCGATCTCAAGGGCAAGCGTATCGGCCTTATGCTCTCTCTCGGCGATAGCGATGCCCCCGCACCGGAGGTGGAGGCGCTGATCCGCAAGGCGGCGGAGGTCTTCAAAGGGCTGGGCGCCGATGTGACGGAGATGGACAACCCCGTGCCTTTCCCGTTCCTCGAGGCATTGACGAGCTATTTCGCGGTCAAGGCGGCGTCCGAGCGCGCTGGCCTGCCCGAAGACCGTCGCGGCGATATGCTGCCGATCCTGACGCGCTGCTGCGACAAGGGGGATGCGATGAGCGCGCGGGACTTCGCCAAGGCGCTGTCGACAGTGGAAAAGGCCGCGCTCGCGGTCAATCGGGCAACCGATGCCTATGATCTGGTGCTGGCACCCACAATGCCTGTCGCCAATTATCCCGCCGAATTTACATCGGCCGATCCCGAGTTTCCGCATCGGGGCGTTGGCTTCACCGCGCTTTTCAACCAGACGGGCCAGCCTGCGGCGACGGTCGCCTGCGGCTTTGCCGGCACCTCGCCCGTCGGGCTTCAGGTGATCGGGGCGAAAGGCGAGGATGCGGCGATCCTGAGCGCCTGCCTCGCCTATGAGGCAGCCCGCGGTCCGCTCAAGCCGTTTCCGCAAACCGTCGGGGAGTGA
- a CDS encoding phosphotransferase — protein MTQASLTQNGAPLPPLSDRETAGLAALRAEPAGDSLPAIANPMHQGLDGLTRPAIIGGQAALVKSFYQGIFLPHGFAGAVEATRAAAALGVTPDLLGADDVSQTMGFVRLGEDWRPAGLIDMLDPEIFSAVLAAKKRFHEGATLSGAIRLREEFARLLEEIRRHPVLVPPVTIRMGWDQITDWVERIIEACETPMQPGACHGENALSNIMIGPEKSVQLIDFDRATMGDIWRDLGAMAQEICADDEDREAFIAAYTGAPDTAPQMARLKLYGMLDDALWAMQLMLGEVFPERQGPELYKYAANRLVRLRTQISANDMARLLREAQA, from the coding sequence ATGACGCAAGCCAGTCTTACGCAAAACGGCGCCCCCCTGCCTCCCTTGTCAGACAGGGAAACCGCGGGGCTTGCGGCACTGCGTGCCGAACCTGCGGGTGACAGCCTGCCAGCCATTGCCAATCCGATGCATCAGGGGCTCGACGGGCTGACCCGTCCTGCCATCATCGGGGGGCAGGCTGCACTAGTGAAGAGCTTCTATCAGGGGATCTTCCTGCCGCACGGGTTTGCAGGCGCGGTGGAGGCCACTCGGGCCGCGGCGGCCCTCGGGGTGACGCCGGACCTTCTGGGCGCGGATGACGTCTCGCAGACGATGGGCTTTGTCCGCTTGGGCGAAGACTGGCGCCCAGCGGGTCTGATCGATATGCTCGATCCCGAAATCTTCTCGGCAGTGCTGGCCGCCAAGAAACGGTTCCATGAGGGGGCGACGCTGTCCGGTGCGATCCGGCTGCGCGAGGAGTTCGCGCGGCTTCTTGAGGAGATCCGCCGTCATCCGGTTCTTGTCCCGCCGGTGACCATCCGTATGGGATGGGACCAGATTACCGATTGGGTCGAGCGGATCATTGAAGCCTGCGAAACGCCCATGCAGCCGGGCGCCTGCCATGGGGAGAACGCGCTTTCGAATATCATGATCGGGCCGGAGAAATCGGTGCAGTTGATCGATTTCGACCGGGCGACAATGGGCGATATCTGGCGCGATCTTGGGGCGATGGCGCAGGAGATCTGCGCCGATGACGAGGACCGCGAGGCCTTTATCGCGGCCTATACCGGCGCGCCTGACACCGCCCCGCAGATGGCGCGGCTGAAGCTTTACGGCATGCTCGATGATGCGCTTTGGGCCATGCAGCTGATGCTGGGCGAGGTTTTCCCCGAACGTCAGGGCCCCGAGCTTTACAAATATGCCGCCAACCGGCTGGTCCGGCTGCGCACCCAGATCTCTGCCAATGACATGGCCCGATTGCTGCGGGAGGCCCAAGCATGA
- a CDS encoding choline/ethanolamine kinase family protein, which yields MIDITQALAKVPHFEGRDLTPFRINGGITNINWRVRDDTSGEMFFVKQHGPGTSAYIDRHTALSAAKIAAAKGVGPQVIYHDDDEGLEVHEFLQGFRSCSVLDAQDAEIRAKIMTAYKDIHDDLMLEKANTGLEQFESFARTVTRESTNDSPLLPRDLEQMLWQARRAGAAIKASGIDLVGCLNDAYISNYMRNEAGEIRLIDLEYAAANDPYWDVAMFSFEIFFDDLHGISSILEMYEGKVRPEALARTYLYIGIAITRWGLWAVHQSLNSPIAFDFAKYSRTLLMRARRQMLSPDWEWALAHV from the coding sequence ATGATCGACATCACTCAGGCGCTTGCCAAGGTTCCCCATTTCGAGGGCCGTGATCTCACGCCCTTCCGCATCAATGGCGGCATCACCAATATCAACTGGCGCGTGCGCGATGACACCTCGGGCGAGATGTTCTTCGTCAAGCAGCACGGTCCGGGCACGAGTGCCTATATCGACCGTCATACCGCGCTGAGTGCGGCCAAGATCGCCGCCGCCAAAGGGGTAGGGCCGCAGGTCATCTATCATGATGATGACGAGGGGCTGGAGGTCCACGAGTTCCTTCAGGGCTTCCGCAGCTGCTCGGTGCTCGATGCGCAGGATGCCGAGATCCGCGCCAAGATCATGACGGCCTATAAGGACATCCATGACGATCTGATGCTCGAGAAGGCCAATACCGGCCTCGAGCAGTTCGAGAGTTTTGCCCGCACCGTGACCCGCGAGAGCACGAATGACTCGCCCCTCCTGCCACGCGATCTGGAGCAGATGCTCTGGCAGGCGCGGCGTGCGGGCGCGGCGATCAAGGCGTCAGGGATCGATCTCGTGGGTTGCCTCAACGATGCCTATATCTCGAACTACATGCGCAACGAGGCTGGCGAGATCCGCCTGATCGATCTGGAATATGCCGCCGCCAACGACCCTTACTGGGATGTGGCGATGTTCAGCTTCGAGATCTTCTTCGATGATCTGCACGGGATTTCCTCCATTCTCGAGATGTATGAGGGGAAGGTCCGTCCCGAGGCTCTGGCACGCACCTATCTCTATATCGGGATCGCTATCACCCGCTGGGGGCTGTGGGCCGTGCATCAGAGCCTGAACTCCCCCATCGCCTTCGATTTCGCCAAATACTCGCGCACGCTTCTGATGCGCGCACGGCGGCAGATGCTGTCACCCGATTGGGAATGGGCACTGGCGCATGTGTGA
- a CDS encoding DUF2938 family protein yields MMIVTTLLIGLVATALADLWQYGFLRYFDGSRPHWGKVGRWVVGIAREGRVIDAAIGKRPAVRHENALGWAFHYVIGIAYAVIYLAILALAGLPNSALAGAIYGILTLAAPLLFMKPAMGGGICGRNAPDPWASFAKTLSAHLSFGLCLWIATAVLG; encoded by the coding sequence ATGATGATTGTGACCACCCTGTTGATCGGCCTTGTTGCCACAGCCCTTGCGGATCTGTGGCAATACGGATTCCTGCGCTATTTCGATGGCTCCCGTCCGCATTGGGGCAAGGTGGGCCGCTGGGTCGTGGGCATCGCCCGCGAGGGCCGCGTGATCGATGCGGCTATCGGCAAACGTCCGGCGGTGCGGCACGAGAACGCGCTTGGCTGGGCTTTCCACTATGTGATCGGCATCGCCTATGCGGTGATTTATCTGGCCATTCTGGCGCTGGCTGGTCTGCCCAATTCGGCGCTTGCGGGGGCGATTTACGGTATCCTTACACTGGCGGCACCGCTTCTGTTCATGAAGCCCGCAATGGGTGGAGGGATCTGCGGGCGCAATGCGCCCGACCCTTGGGCGAGTTTCGCAAAGACCCTCTCGGCGCATCTGTCCTTCGGCCTGTGCCTATGGATTGCCACTGCCGTGCTGGGCTGA